Proteins encoded together in one Larus michahellis chromosome 4, bLarMic1.1, whole genome shotgun sequence window:
- the AP4S1 gene encoding AP-4 complex subunit sigma-1 isoform X3, which translates to MIKFFLMVNKQGQTRLSRYYEHVEINKRTMLEAEVIKNCLSRSKDQCSFIEYKDFKLVYRQYAALFVVVGINETENEMAVYELIHNFVEVLDKYFSRVSELDVSFSLSEVHLSFSFWCMFQFILSS; encoded by the exons atgataaaattttTTCTTATGGTAAACAAACAAGGCCAAACAAGGCTCTCTAGGTATTACGAGCATGTAGAAATTAATAAACGGACAATGCTGGAAGCTGAAGTAATCAAAAACTGTCTCTCTCGTTCAAAGGATCAG TGCTCTTTCATTGAGTATAAGGACTTTAAGCTGGTCTACCGGCAGTATGCAGCCCTTTTCGTAGTCGTTGGAATCAACGAGACAGAG AATGAGATGGCAGTATATGAACTAATTCATAATTTTGTGGAAGTTTTGGACAAATACTTCAGCAGAGTG AGTGAATTAGATGTATCCTTTTCACTATCAGAAGTccatttgtctttctctttttggTGTATGTTCCAGTTCATACTGTCTTCATAA